The following are from one region of the Coffea eugenioides isolate CCC68of chromosome 2, Ceug_1.0, whole genome shotgun sequence genome:
- the LOC113761248 gene encoding scarecrow-like protein 6 — translation MKGMPLPFDFQGKGVLDLDLQFVSSSSSSSSSSFWNYKNASNCKANCLLNRNTSISSDSEPTSVLDNIRSQSPPTSSSTLSSSLGGGGGGGGGGGPNKNSGGAVAGGGGGASTDTTGVAAVSGNSSIKWHQDAPSTTTSSNVAAESELQPVPPSLEMGGGGTTAAEEWESVLPESVAASPSQEQSILRWIMGDVDDPSMANLNKVLQIGGGPAAADDEFNPGFGVVDQGFGADPVGQVTNFLPPMNTSLPMASSASLSSNRVNGEKIGLLANSSGSPAVNKLSNPQNSIFPALSSNLGVPIAFNQGQQHVIQQTPTAAFECAEMKPPIFNPQMLINQHQAQHPQNPSFFMPLAYGQQEQNLLMPPQSKRHNPGPIGGTDPGFQISKAPFSDTGQELFAGRQQPHQQQQALPQGLSHQLQLLPHYLQQRPAATSPKQKMIGDEMGHSHQQQQQQQQQQAIIDQLYKAAELVQTGNPLLAQGILARLNHQLSPIGKPFQRAAFYCKEALQLLLHTNNLNPCTANSSPFSLIFKIGAYKSFSEISPVVQFANFTCIQALLEVLEGFDRIHIIDFDIGYGGQWASFMQELALRSGGAPSLRITAFASPSTHDQLELGLMQENLMHFASEINMAFEFEIVSIDSLNSASWSLPLHVSENEAIAVNLPVSSFSSCQLPLSLILRFVKQLSPKIVVSVDRGCNRTDLPFPNHVIHALQSYSNLLESLDAVNVNLDSLQKIERFLLQPGIERILLGRYHSPEKTQHWRTLFLSSGFSPLTFSNFTESQAECVVKRTPVRGFHVEKRQSALVLCWQRKELISASAWRC, via the coding sequence ATGAAGGGGATGCCCTTACCCTTTGATTTTCAGGGGAAGGGGGTGTTAGACTTAGACTTAcaatttgtttcttcttcttcttcttcttcctcctcctctttTTGGAACTATAAAAACGCTAGCAATTGTAAGGCAAATTGTCTCTTGAACCGTAATACCAGCATTTCCAGTGATAGTGAGCCCACATCTGTCCTGGATAACATAAGGAGTCAAAGTCCTCCTACATCTTCTTCAACCCTGTCTTCATCTctaggaggaggaggaggaggaggaggaggaggcggGCCCAACAAAAACAGCGGAGGTGCAGTTGCTGGTGGTGGGGGTGGTGCCTCTACAGATACAACCGGGGTGGCGGCGGTTTCAGGAAATTCATCCATCAAATGGCACCAAGATGCCCCCTCCACTACCACCAGCTCAAATGTTGCAGCTGAATCTGAGCTCCAACCTGTGCCACCATCTCTTGAGATGGGTGGTGGTGGCACCACCGCCGCGGAGGAGTGGGAGAGTGTTTTACCGGAGTCCGTGGCTGCTTCCCCCAGCCAAGAGCAGTCTATTCTGCGCTGGATCATGGGGGATGTGGATGACCCTTCTATGGCCAATTTAAACAAGGTTCTCCAAATTGGTGGTGGCCCTGCGGCCGCAGACGACGAGTTCAATCCCGGTTTTGGCGTTGTTGATCAAGGCTTTGGAGCTGACCCTGTTGGCCAAGTGACCAATTTTTTGCCTCCAATGAACACCTCACTGCCAATGGCCAGTTCTGCCAGTTTGTCAAGCAATAGGGTGAATGGTGAAAAGATTGGCCTGTTGGCGAATTCGTCAGGCAGTCCTGCTGTGAATAAGCTATCTAACCCTCAGAATTCGATTTTTCCTGCATTATCGAGCAATCTTGGGGTCCCTATTGCCTTCAATCAAGGGCAACAGCACGTTATCCAACAGACACCAACAGCAGCATTTGAGTGTGCTGAGATGAAACCCCCAATTTTCAATCCACAAATGTTAATAAACCAGCACCAAGCTCAGCACCCGCAGAACCCCTCTTTTTTTATGCCTTTGGCATATGGACAGCAGGAGCAGAATTTGTTGATGCCACCACAGTCGAAAAGACATAATCCAGGACCTATAGGAGGGACTGATCCCGGCTTCCAGATCTCCAAAGCTCCGTTTTCGGATACAGGGCAAGAGCTTTTTGCAGGAAGACAACAGCCACACCAGCAGCAGCAAGCACTGCCTCAGGGGCTATCTCATCAGCTTCAGTTGCTTCCTCACTATCTGCAGCAAAGGCCTGCTGCAACGAGTCCAAAGCAGAAAATGATAGGGGATGAAATGGGGCACTCACATcagcaacagcagcagcagcagcagcagcaagcAATAATTGACCAGCTATACAAGGCAGCAGAGTTGGTCCAGACGGGGAATCCATTACTCGCGCAAGGGATATTGGCGCGGCTCAATCACCAGCTCTCTCCTATTGGTAAGCCTTTCCAAAGGGCTGCTTTTTATTGTAAGGAGGCCTTGCAATTGCTACTCCATACTAACAACTTAAATCCCTGTACGGCCAATTCGTCGCCGTTTAGTCTCATTTTCAAGATTGGTGCATATAAATCCTTCTCCGAGATCTCACCAGTTGTACAATTTGCGAATTTCACTTGCATTCAAGCCCTGCTAGAGGTTTTAGAGGGATTTGATCGAATTCATATTATCGATTTTGATATTGGCTATGGTGGTCAATGGGCTTCTTTTATGCAAGAGCTTGCCTTGAGAAGTGGTGGTGCACCATCATTGAGAATTACTGCATTTGCCTCTCCCTCAACTCATGATCAGCTCGAGCTCGGCCTAATGCAGGAAAATCTAATGCATTTTGCTAGTGAGATAAATATGGCATTTGAGTTTGAAATTGTGAGCATTGATTCTTTGAATTCTGCTTCATGGTCGCTGCCTCTTCACGTCTCAGAGAATGAAGCCATAGCAGTTAATCTGCCTGTCAGTTCTTTCTCGAGCTGTCAATTGCCACTATCTCTGATTCTCCGTTTTGTGAAGCAGTTGTCTCCAAAGATTGTGGTATCTGTTGACAGAGGTTGTAATAGGACTGACCTTCCATTTCCAAACCATGTGATTCATGCCCTTCAGTCTTATTCCAATCTTCTCGAGTCCCTTGACGCTGTAAATGTGAACTTAGATTCCTTGCAAAAGATTGAGAGGTTTTTGCTCCAACCTGGGATCGAAAGAATTCTGTTGGGTCGTTATCATTCCCCTGAAAAGACACAACATTGGAGGACCCTGTTTTTGTCATCTGGCTTCTCCCCATTAACTTTCAGCAATTTTACAGAATCACAAGCTGAGTGCGTCGTGAAGAGGACCCCTGTTCGTGGATTCCATGTCGAGAAGAGGCAGTCTGCGCTTGTCCTCTGTTGGCAAAGAAAGGAGCTCATCTCAGCTTCAGCTTGGAGGTGTTaa